In a single window of the Paenibacillus sp. MMS20-IR301 genome:
- a CDS encoding GNAT family N-acetyltransferase, with protein sequence MLKTFEPSDPVLHSTGFMEAEVQYNLVHFIAGQPNSHKLKSSGDDLVYVHSEGYNPWLWISPELGLLQKKALVQQLAEKVKDQELTGVTGGPEPAKLFAEAYCRLTGKLYHPRMMMEAYHCPQAVQPAGVSGYLLQAGEIHIPLISEYVAAFVRDAFGTETPPESHLPYARSLAEAGSLHLWVVEDTPVSMANLAHMSARHVRINEVFTPQEHRKHGYASAAVAELCAQMLGRGITPMLYADAANPDSNKVYQSVGFVNAGTVADLRFQ encoded by the coding sequence ATGTTGAAGACGTTCGAACCGAGTGATCCTGTGCTGCACAGCACGGGATTCATGGAAGCTGAAGTCCAGTATAATCTGGTTCATTTTATTGCCGGACAACCAAATTCGCATAAGCTCAAAAGCTCCGGCGACGATCTGGTTTATGTCCATTCGGAGGGTTACAACCCCTGGCTGTGGATATCGCCTGAGCTTGGGCTCCTCCAGAAGAAGGCGCTTGTACAGCAATTGGCGGAGAAGGTGAAGGACCAGGAGCTGACCGGGGTAACCGGCGGGCCGGAGCCGGCGAAGCTGTTCGCTGAGGCATACTGCCGATTAACGGGCAAGCTCTATCATCCGCGTATGATGATGGAGGCGTATCATTGCCCGCAGGCGGTGCAGCCGGCCGGTGTCAGCGGATATCTGCTGCAGGCTGGTGAGATCCATATCCCGCTGATCTCGGAATATGTGGCCGCCTTCGTCCGGGATGCCTTCGGTACCGAAACTCCGCCGGAAAGTCATCTGCCCTATGCACGCAGCCTTGCCGAGGCCGGGAGTCTGCATCTGTGGGTTGTAGAAGATACACCGGTATCCATGGCCAATCTGGCACATATGTCGGCCAGACATGTCCGGATTAATGAGGTATTCACTCCGCAGGAGCACCGCAAGCACGGTTATGCCAGTGCGGCGGTAGCTGAATTATGCGCACAAATGCTTGGCAGGGGCATTACGCCTATGCTCTACGCGGATGCGGCCAACCCGGATTCCAATAAGGTCTATCAATCGGTCGGGTTTGTAAATGCAGGTACGGTTGCGGATCTGCGGTTTCAGTAG
- a CDS encoding SDR family oxidoreductase → MLKGMKIIVTGAASGIGKAIVIRCLQEGAEVIACDLNSPLLEELKTATASDKLSSCRLDVGSYTEVEHFFTYIQQEHADVAGLVNNAGIYLGRGLLEYTSEDIDRVLDINIKGYVYFSQGFGRLLLDQKRQGVIVNMSSVSGQEGSSDAVYGLTKAAVLGLTKSCAMNFAPYIRVNAVAPTMTNTPMMGHIPEWRQQEYLEHQLTPEPLLAEDIAETAVFLLSSRARAYTGATFDINNGCYLR, encoded by the coding sequence ATGCTGAAAGGGATGAAAATCATTGTGACCGGCGCTGCTTCCGGGATCGGCAAGGCGATTGTTATACGTTGTCTGCAGGAAGGGGCTGAAGTGATTGCCTGTGACCTGAACAGCCCGCTTCTTGAGGAACTGAAGACCGCTACGGCTTCCGATAAGCTAAGCTCCTGCCGGCTGGATGTCGGCAGCTATACCGAGGTGGAGCATTTCTTCACATACATACAGCAAGAGCATGCGGATGTTGCCGGACTGGTCAACAATGCGGGGATATATCTGGGCCGCGGTCTGCTGGAGTATACATCTGAGGATATCGACAGGGTACTGGATATCAATATCAAGGGGTATGTCTATTTCTCGCAAGGGTTCGGACGGCTGCTGCTGGATCAGAAGCGTCAAGGCGTCATCGTCAACATGTCCTCTGTATCCGGCCAGGAGGGCAGTTCAGATGCAGTGTATGGCCTGACCAAGGCAGCTGTACTCGGCTTGACCAAAAGCTGTGCCATGAACTTTGCTCCTTATATCCGGGTGAATGCAGTTGCCCCGACAATGACCAATACACCGATGATGGGGCATATTCCCGAGTGGAGGCAGCAGGAATATCTGGAGCATCAATTAACCCCGGAACCGCTGCTGGCGGAGGATATTGCGGAGACAGCGGTTTTTCTGCTGAGCAGCAGAGCGAGGGCCTACACCGGAGCCACATTTGATATTAACAACGGCTGTTACTTACGCTGA
- a CDS encoding AI-2E family transporter — protein MERRQVWPDKFRKFILNNKFVVALLIVLLTGLTVLVFSKIPFIFKPLSVLLHTVAAPLLLSGVAYYLLNPLVDRMEKHNRVKRAYGIVILYLVIAGIITLILLMVIPILRTQLLGLIDNFPRYSEQIQAEFIHLTGSELFGKIQDSVGTDISDLTGKITTWGTSFLNNAATGVGNFVGTLTEIVLALVTTPFILFYLLRDGRRLPDYLMRFIPTALQPQSRMVMKEMNSQVASYIRGQIIVSCCIGVLLYIGYLIIGLEYSLVLAIVAACTAVVPYLGPAIAITPALVVALVTSPFMLLKMIFVWTAVQLIEGKFISPQIMGKTLKIHPITIIFVIIFAGKMFGVLGIILAVPGYAVLKVVVTHAFQWFRFRSGLYKVIEETEE, from the coding sequence ATGGAAAGACGTCAGGTCTGGCCGGATAAATTCCGGAAGTTTATTCTGAATAACAAGTTTGTGGTGGCGCTGCTGATCGTGCTGCTGACGGGTCTTACTGTACTCGTATTCTCAAAGATTCCTTTTATATTCAAGCCGTTATCGGTGCTGCTGCATACTGTGGCGGCGCCGCTGCTGCTCTCGGGAGTCGCCTATTATCTGCTGAACCCGCTGGTGGACCGGATGGAGAAGCATAACCGTGTGAAGCGGGCCTATGGTATTGTGATTCTGTATCTTGTCATAGCCGGAATTATCACATTGATTCTGCTGATGGTCATTCCGATTCTCCGCACCCAGCTGCTTGGGCTGATAGATAATTTTCCGCGGTACAGCGAGCAGATTCAGGCGGAATTCATTCATCTGACCGGCAGTGAGCTGTTCGGAAAGATCCAGGATAGTGTAGGGACTGACATCAGTGACCTCACCGGCAAAATCACTACCTGGGGGACCTCATTCCTGAATAATGCGGCTACCGGCGTGGGGAATTTCGTGGGAACCTTAACCGAGATTGTGCTGGCCTTAGTGACTACTCCGTTCATTCTGTTTTATCTGCTGCGTGACGGCCGGAGATTGCCTGATTATCTGATGAGATTCATTCCTACCGCGCTGCAGCCGCAGTCCAGAATGGTTATGAAGGAAATGAACAGCCAGGTAGCGTCCTATATCCGGGGACAGATTATTGTCAGCTGCTGCATCGGCGTGCTGCTCTATATCGGTTATCTGATTATCGGGCTGGAATATTCGCTGGTGCTGGCAATTGTTGCCGCCTGTACGGCAGTTGTGCCTTATCTCGGGCCGGCTATTGCGATTACGCCTGCGCTTGTAGTGGCGCTGGTGACCTCACCGTTTATGCTGCTGAAGATGATATTCGTCTGGACGGCAGTCCAGCTGATTGAAGGCAAATTCATCTCTCCGCAGATTATGGGCAAGACGCTGAAGATTCACCCGATTACGATTATTTTTGTCATTATTTTTGCCGGAAAAATGTTCGGAGTGCTCGGCATCATTCTGGCGGTACCGGGTTATGCCGTGCTTAAAGTGGTTGTCACCCATGCCTTCCAGTGGTTCCGGTTCCGCTCCGGGCTCTATAAAGTGATTGAAGAAACTGAGGAATAA
- a CDS encoding carboxylesterase/lipase family protein yields MTGQLVNTAYGQVQGEQSGGVKVWRGIPFAAPPVGELRFCAPQPPESWSTVREAKAFGPVSLQPVSTSGTRFGGQSPVYSEDCLYLNIWSPAAEEDAGLPVMVWIHGGTFVTGAGSQPMFDGTEMARNGNVVLVTINYRLGPLGFLHLSPLGSGLGSNLGLLDQIAALEWVQGNIAAFGGDPQQVTVFGESAGSMSIAALLAMPAAKGLFSQAILESGAAQSLSGQQGEEIAAAFMAELGVQAGGSLELLHSLPAQRIMEAAGRMAYKLSGDSMSMYFQPVIEPSTLPQEPAQAIREGAASGIPLLIGTNLHEGNLFFREGQGGDSFESSLHSLELLMGIEDLSELTSDYSRTWQGQAEVLTDLFFWASSISLAEKQFKHAPVWMYRFDWTVPGHPLLEKAIHGAEILYVFGNLPLLKQYGLEVTAEMTGVAKAMQRAWTAFARHGDPAVPELAWPQYTPEQRATLLFDRISSVVNDPDSAKRERIFAHYAG; encoded by the coding sequence ATGACAGGACAACTGGTGAATACGGCTTACGGGCAAGTACAAGGGGAACAGAGCGGCGGTGTAAAGGTCTGGCGCGGTATCCCGTTTGCGGCTCCCCCTGTTGGCGAGCTGCGCTTCTGTGCTCCGCAGCCGCCGGAGTCCTGGAGCACTGTGCGGGAGGCCAAGGCATTCGGTCCGGTCAGCCTTCAGCCGGTAAGCACCAGCGGTACGCGGTTCGGCGGACAGAGTCCGGTGTACTCGGAGGACTGTCTGTATCTTAATATCTGGTCTCCGGCTGCTGAAGAGGACGCAGGGCTGCCGGTCATGGTCTGGATCCACGGCGGGACCTTTGTCACCGGGGCAGGCAGCCAGCCGATGTTTGACGGCACAGAGATGGCCAGGAACGGCAACGTTGTGCTGGTTACAATCAATTACCGGCTGGGACCGCTTGGGTTCCTGCATTTGTCGCCGCTCGGCAGCGGACTTGGCTCCAATCTCGGACTGCTGGATCAGATTGCCGCACTGGAATGGGTACAGGGGAATATTGCCGCATTCGGCGGCGATCCGCAGCAGGTTACGGTGTTCGGGGAGTCGGCAGGCAGCATGAGTATAGCTGCGCTGCTGGCGATGCCGGCGGCAAAGGGGTTATTCTCGCAGGCGATACTGGAGAGCGGTGCGGCCCAGAGCCTGAGCGGGCAGCAGGGTGAAGAGATTGCTGCTGCCTTCATGGCGGAGCTGGGTGTGCAGGCCGGCGGCAGCCTTGAGCTGCTGCACAGCCTCCCGGCCCAGAGAATTATGGAAGCAGCCGGGCGGATGGCGTACAAGCTGTCAGGTGATTCCATGAGCATGTATTTCCAGCCGGTCATTGAGCCGTCCACCCTGCCGCAGGAACCGGCGCAGGCGATCCGGGAAGGCGCGGCAAGCGGCATTCCCCTGCTGATCGGGACGAATCTGCATGAAGGCAACCTGTTCTTCCGTGAAGGACAAGGAGGGGACAGCTTCGAGTCCTCGCTCCATTCCCTGGAGCTGTTAATGGGCATTGAAGATCTCTCTGAGCTGACCTCTGATTACAGCAGAACCTGGCAAGGACAGGCGGAGGTGCTGACCGATTTGTTCTTCTGGGCCAGCTCGATTTCACTTGCCGAGAAGCAGTTCAAGCATGCTCCGGTCTGGATGTACCGGTTCGACTGGACAGTTCCCGGTCATCCGCTGCTGGAGAAAGCAATTCATGGAGCTGAGATACTCTATGTGTTTGGTAATCTGCCGCTGCTTAAGCAATACGGCCTGGAGGTTACGGCTGAAATGACGGGCGTTGCGAAAGCGATGCAGAGGGCCTGGACGGCCTTCGCCCGGCATGGCGACCCGGCTGTGCCGGAGCTTGCCTGGCCGCAGTACACGCCGGAGCAGCGGGCTACTCTGTTGTTTGACCGGATATCGAGTGTGGTCAATGATCCGGATAGTGCGAAGCGTGAGCGTATTTTTGCACATTATGCAGGCTAG